The Symphalangus syndactylus isolate Jambi chromosome 3, NHGRI_mSymSyn1-v2.1_pri, whole genome shotgun sequence genome has a segment encoding these proteins:
- the LOC129479693 gene encoding uncharacterized protein isoform X1 translates to MTPLPPPSPPCNRSPGPVSADTDDPRRGRWARGAQATGRGLSGPLLPPASSASASLNSAARGGASGDLGPSLGVCAAPTPNPPREEA, encoded by the exons ATGACCCCGCTGCCGCCGCCGTCGCCGCCCTGCAACCGCTCCCCGGGACCCGTCAGCGCTGACACTGATGACCCGCGGCGGGGGCGCTGGGCACGGGGTGCGCAGGCCACTGGCCGCGGGCTCTCGGGCCCTCTCCTGCCGCCGGCTTCCTCTGCTTCCGCG AGCCTCAACTCAGCCGCGAGAGGAGGAGCTTCCGGCGACCTCGGGCCTTCCCTCGGGGTCTGCGCGGCCCCTACCCCAAACCCGCCCAGGGAAGAGGCGTGA
- the LOC129479693 gene encoding uncharacterized protein isoform X3 yields MTPLPPPSPPCNRSPGPVSADTDDPRRGRWARGAQATGRGLSGPLLPPASSASACHGHCQNLSKVLGRKGPFAPPLSEQMVCLDCWHLLLVGTNESLPTLWDFP; encoded by the exons ATGACCCCGCTGCCGCCGCCGTCGCCGCCCTGCAACCGCTCCCCGGGACCCGTCAGCGCTGACACTGATGACCCGCGGCGGGGGCGCTGGGCACGGGGTGCGCAGGCCACTGGCCGCGGGCTCTCGGGCCCTCTCCTGCCGCCGGCTTCCTCTGCTTCCGCG tgCCATGGACACTGCCAGAATTTGTCAAAGGTCCTAGGAAGAAAAGGCCCTTTTGCCCCTCCCCTCAGTGAACAGATGGTGTGTTTGGACTGTTGGCATTTGCTCCTCGTAG gGACAAATGAATCTCTTCCCACTCTATGGGATTTCCCTTGA
- the LOC129479693 gene encoding uncharacterized protein isoform X2, producing the protein MTRGGGAGHGVRRPLAAGSRALSCRRLPLLPRASTQPREEELPATSGLPSGSARPLPQTRPGKRREGAGGDAEAGSAGGRQGWRRGRREAGGGSPAYSRSRQEPNPSPPHRAEHRLMWHKCSINAHGLR; encoded by the exons ATGACCCGCGGCGGGGGCGCTGGGCACGGGGTGCGCAGGCCACTGGCCGCGGGCTCTCGGGCCCTCTCCTGCCGCCGGCTTCCTCTGCTTCCGCG AGCCTCAACTCAGCCGCGAGAGGAGGAGCTTCCGGCGACCTCGGGCCTTCCCTCGGGGTCTGCGCGGCCCCTACCCCAAACCCGCCCAGGGAAGAGGCGTGAAGGGGCCGGCGGCGATGCAGAGGCGGGAAGCGCAGGAGGGAGGCAAGGCTGGAGAAGGGGACGCAGGGAGGCGGGGGGTGGATCCCCAGCATACTCCAGGAGCCGGCAGGAACCAAACCCCAGCCCGCCACACAG AGCCGAGCATAGATTGATGTGgcataagtgctcaataaatgcccaTGGACTTCGCTAA